The Geomonas ferrireducens genome includes a window with the following:
- a CDS encoding spermidine synthase, with protein MAQPWKVLQSVQTADGTLELRQRGERDFLITVNGLVLMNSSLHRSEVALGEVTCGHLKEAQAPKVLVGGLGMAITLRAVLDQMPQRADVLVAELNPVVLEWCRGPLAPITAGAASDPRVTVEIANVADVIRRSAMGKSRFDAIVLDLYTGPHAKTDKIMDPLYGEIAIELTKGALKPGGVFAVWGENYDQGFDKRLRQAGFAVSCERPGRGGLRHVVYLARLEARPEGVPQRGRKRAPRR; from the coding sequence ATGGCGCAGCCATGGAAAGTATTGCAGAGCGTGCAGACCGCGGACGGTACCCTCGAACTGAGGCAGCGCGGTGAGCGCGATTTTCTTATAACGGTAAACGGCCTCGTGCTGATGAACAGCTCGTTGCACCGCTCCGAAGTGGCACTGGGGGAGGTGACCTGCGGGCACCTGAAGGAGGCGCAGGCACCGAAGGTGCTGGTGGGAGGGCTCGGCATGGCGATCACGCTCCGGGCGGTCCTCGACCAGATGCCGCAGCGGGCCGACGTCCTGGTGGCGGAGCTCAATCCCGTGGTGCTGGAGTGGTGCCGCGGCCCGCTTGCGCCGATCACAGCCGGGGCCGCCTCCGATCCGCGCGTCACCGTGGAGATCGCCAACGTGGCCGACGTGATCAGGAGAAGCGCCATGGGTAAAAGCCGCTTCGACGCCATCGTTCTCGATCTGTACACCGGCCCGCACGCGAAGACCGACAAGATCATGGACCCCCTCTACGGCGAGATCGCCATAGAGCTCACCAAGGGGGCGCTGAAGCCGGGCGGGGTCTTCGCCGTCTGGGGCGAAAACTACGACCAGGGCTTCGACAAGCGCCTGCGCCAGGCCGGCTTCGCGGTTAGCTGCGAGCGTCCCGGGCGCGGCGGCTTAAGGCACGTGGTGTACCTGGCGCGCCTTGAGGCCCGTCCCGAGGGGGTGCCGCAGCGGGGGCGGAAACGGGCGCCGCGCCGCTAA
- the rsgA gene encoding ribosome small subunit-dependent GTPase A produces the protein MGSKGKQGRERGEEGLIVSHFGVAVEVLFESGERRMVKVKRNSGHVVGDHVTVEGEVLARHPRKTELSRRDARGGIHLVAANLDVLGVVLAPGTPPGFLDRAIVASRAAGLSPFIVINKCDLPEARELGEAVRAVYGGILPFFTLSAATGEGIAPLRAFLSDGHRGAFVGTTGVGKSSLMNSLCPELNLKVGELSDYNWTGKHTTTVSSLHALPEGGELVDTPGFRDFGLVDITVPELAVRFPGFESLEAHHCRFNDCRHRQEPGCAVREEMESGGISEERYRTYLVLLTEVEALEEEALKRSWRSNKEKR, from the coding sequence ATGGGGAGCAAGGGAAAACAGGGGAGGGAAAGGGGCGAAGAAGGCCTCATAGTCTCCCATTTCGGCGTGGCGGTCGAGGTGCTCTTCGAAAGCGGCGAGCGCCGCATGGTGAAGGTGAAGCGCAACTCGGGCCACGTGGTGGGCGACCATGTGACGGTCGAGGGTGAGGTGCTGGCGCGGCATCCCCGGAAGACCGAGCTCTCAAGGCGCGACGCCCGCGGCGGCATCCACCTGGTCGCCGCCAACCTGGACGTCCTCGGCGTGGTCCTCGCACCCGGCACCCCGCCGGGATTCCTCGATCGTGCCATCGTCGCCTCCCGGGCCGCGGGGCTCTCCCCCTTCATCGTCATCAACAAGTGCGATCTACCCGAGGCGCGGGAACTGGGTGAGGCGGTGCGCGCCGTCTACGGCGGCATACTCCCCTTTTTCACGCTGAGCGCGGCGACCGGCGAGGGGATCGCCCCGCTGCGCGCCTTTTTAAGCGACGGGCACCGCGGCGCCTTCGTCGGCACCACCGGTGTCGGGAAAAGCTCGCTTATGAACTCCCTCTGCCCGGAGTTGAACCTGAAGGTCGGGGAGCTGTCCGATTACAACTGGACCGGCAAGCACACCACCACCGTCTCTTCGCTGCACGCACTTCCCGAGGGGGGAGAGCTGGTCGATACACCGGGCTTTCGCGATTTCGGTCTCGTGGACATCACCGTCCCGGAGCTTGCCGTGCGGTTCCCAGGTTTCGAGTCCCTGGAGGCGCACCACTGCCGTTTCAACGACTGCCGGCACCGGCAGGAACCGGGGTGCGCGGTCCGGGAGGAGATGGAGAGCGGGGGGATCAGCGAGGAGCGCTACCGCACCTACCTCGTGCTCCTGACCGAGGTGGAGGCCCTGGAGGAAGAGGCGCTTAAGCGCAGTTGGAGAAGCAACAAGGAGAAGAGGTAA
- a CDS encoding sigma-54-dependent transcriptional regulator, translating into MKSNDATLPVVVVDDDREMLQVYRTLLQGHGVGSVVVFEDGNALVPFLRRADAAAVVLDLALPTVNGAELLRNLVEEFPHLPVLIITGVAEIGQAVACMRAGACDYLLKPLDNATFLCAIDRALGITADETRLRNRRMPFPDIVTEDRQMLKLLKRVQAISHSGQPVLITGETGVGKELFAEAVHRCSGKKGLMVTVNVAGVDDAVFSDTLFGHRKGAFTGAQEHREGLIRRASGGTLFLDEIGDLSESSQVKLLRLIQEHEYLPLGSDSAAKSDAGIVVATNREPKLLLEQGRLREDLFYRLSCHRIHIPPLRERKGDISMLLEHFVTLAAREMGKAKPWYPVELSRLLQQYHFPGNVRELQAMVYDAVALHEKGALSLNGFRSRIDLPPAELRTDEEQEVVTVTFNGFPSIKQAQSQLISEALRMSNGNQGEAATLLGISRQALNNRLRRKPTSA; encoded by the coding sequence ATGAAAAGCAACGACGCAACGCTACCGGTAGTGGTGGTGGATGACGACCGGGAGATGCTGCAGGTGTATCGCACCCTGCTCCAAGGGCACGGTGTGGGGTCTGTGGTCGTCTTCGAGGACGGAAACGCGCTGGTCCCCTTCCTGCGGCGCGCGGATGCGGCCGCGGTGGTGCTGGACCTGGCGCTTCCCACGGTGAACGGCGCCGAGCTGTTGCGAAATCTCGTCGAGGAGTTTCCGCACCTCCCCGTGCTGATCATCACCGGAGTGGCCGAGATCGGTCAAGCAGTCGCCTGCATGCGGGCGGGGGCCTGCGACTACCTGTTGAAGCCGCTCGACAACGCGACATTCCTCTGTGCCATCGACCGCGCCCTGGGCATCACTGCGGACGAGACGCGGCTGCGCAACCGGCGCATGCCTTTCCCGGACATCGTCACCGAGGACCGCCAGATGCTGAAGCTCCTGAAGCGGGTTCAGGCCATCTCGCACAGCGGCCAGCCGGTCCTCATCACCGGCGAGACCGGGGTGGGGAAGGAGCTCTTCGCGGAGGCGGTACACCGCTGCTCCGGGAAGAAGGGGCTCATGGTCACCGTCAACGTGGCCGGGGTGGACGACGCCGTCTTTTCCGACACGCTTTTCGGGCACCGCAAGGGGGCCTTCACCGGCGCTCAGGAGCACCGCGAGGGGCTCATCCGCAGGGCCTCGGGGGGAACCCTCTTTCTGGATGAAATCGGTGATCTGAGCGAGAGCTCGCAAGTGAAGCTTTTGAGGCTGATCCAGGAACACGAGTACCTTCCGCTGGGAAGTGACAGCGCCGCCAAGTCCGACGCAGGCATCGTGGTCGCCACGAACCGCGAACCGAAGCTCCTTCTCGAGCAGGGAAGGCTGCGCGAGGACCTCTTCTACCGGCTTAGCTGCCACCGGATCCACATCCCTCCCCTGCGTGAAAGGAAAGGGGACATCTCCATGCTGCTGGAGCATTTCGTCACCCTCGCGGCGCGGGAGATGGGGAAGGCGAAGCCATGGTATCCGGTGGAGCTGTCGCGCCTTTTGCAGCAGTACCATTTCCCCGGCAACGTGCGGGAGCTGCAGGCCATGGTCTACGACGCGGTGGCGCTCCACGAGAAGGGGGCCCTCTCCCTCAACGGGTTCCGCTCCAGGATCGACCTCCCGCCGGCGGAACTGCGCACGGATGAGGAGCAGGAGGTGGTGACGGTGACCTTCAACGGTTTTCCGAGCATCAAGCAGGCGCAGAGCCAGCTGATCAGCGAGGCGCTGCGCATGTCCAACGGCAACCAGGGTGAGGCTGCCACCCTGCTCGGCATCTCCAGGCAGGCCCTGAACAATCGGCTGAGAAGAAAGCCGACCTCCGCGTGA
- a CDS encoding sensor histidine kinase, with the protein MTDMFKDKRHNGEGRFLTIDKEIASSMLNASYAVDLKSAVHTSLETIRNMLLDRPNNEEISLLTQQVERLLTEQTERLESINRDLEAFNYSVAHDLCAPLRRICGFTRALQEQYAGRLDLDGMDYLERIFKSSQHMNDLIEALLQLSQLSYQNLKQEVVDLSEIMRETATDLQLGNPERRVEFVIQPMIRTFGDHNLLEIAMKNLLRNAWKFTQMREVTRIEFGAWEGGEDGTCFLKDNGIGFDMANAERMFHAFQRLHSSSEFPGNGIGLTTVQRIINRHGGKIWAEGEVDKGAIFYFTLQACTT; encoded by the coding sequence ATGACCGACATGTTCAAGGATAAAAGGCATAACGGGGAGGGACGGTTTTTGACGATAGACAAGGAAATAGCATCGAGCATGCTCAACGCGTCGTACGCCGTCGACTTGAAGTCCGCGGTGCACACCTCGCTGGAAACGATCCGCAACATGCTCCTCGACCGTCCGAACAACGAGGAGATCAGCCTCCTGACCCAGCAGGTGGAGCGTCTTTTGACCGAGCAGACCGAGAGGCTCGAGTCGATCAACCGCGACCTGGAGGCGTTCAACTACTCGGTGGCCCACGACCTGTGCGCCCCCTTAAGGAGGATCTGCGGCTTCACCCGTGCCCTGCAGGAACAGTACGCCGGCAGGCTCGACTTGGACGGGATGGATTACCTCGAACGGATCTTCAAGTCGTCGCAGCACATGAACGACCTGATCGAGGCGCTTTTGCAGCTCTCCCAGCTCTCCTACCAGAACCTGAAGCAGGAGGTGGTGGACCTCTCCGAGATCATGAGAGAGACCGCCACCGATCTGCAGCTGGGCAATCCCGAGCGTCGTGTCGAGTTCGTGATCCAGCCGATGATCCGCACCTTCGGCGACCACAACCTCCTTGAGATCGCCATGAAGAACCTTTTGAGAAACGCCTGGAAGTTCACCCAGATGCGGGAAGTCACCCGCATCGAGTTCGGCGCATGGGAGGGGGGCGAGGACGGCACCTGTTTCCTCAAGGACAACGGCATCGGCTTCGACATGGCCAATGCGGAGCGGATGTTCCACGCCTTCCAGCGGCTGCACAGCTCGAGCGAGTTCCCGGGCAACGGCATAGGGCTCACCACGGTGCAGCGCATCATAAACCGGCACGGCGGCAAGATCTGGGCCGAAGGGGAGGTGGACAAGGGGGCCATCTTCTACTTCACCCTCCAGGCCTGCACCACCTGA
- a CDS encoding MEDS domain-containing protein → MEEEKSPVEITDIGVVNVHDHLCLMYRDDEELLGAVLPFIQGGLSLGERCVYMHAAEKRLEEVLQNAVDGNKEDSGALILLPLRQTWLRGAALKQDRIMELLRDICSGAASDGFSGTRIVCDMTWALRDTKSQQMLHHFERNLTAFAAANETALLCLYDRRSFGDERLLDLARIHPSLIYSGRVCENPLHLPDRMRSTVLSELDTFLAASHRLTAVIDDGERLKSELEQSYSALAKKIYENWQEEDTLRATEKEMQEKDEALLANRRRQYTILQHLPAIMLAFDSGDRLAACNHEFERVTGFRGEEVMGKAMLELLHVEAEQREEVVAHHPREGGDYRGREWRLHCKDGSLRLVSWSNISRYVPVNGWANWILGIDVTPKVAEPALRTVREELEVRTAELEAFGQAVSHDLAGRLTRISGDCGRLKQFHAPQLAPGCRELLLDIEEAAAELAGPIAALQRMTALTATGIRPVEVDLSAMAAEIAAQLSGAARRPVDFRIEDGVTVTGDKEMLRLAMEQLLENAWHSTLGVKHPVIRFGTAQVRGERSIYVSDNGPRDAEAPGEPDGKGQGERICCGIGLATVQRIINLHRGRIWSAEQAGKGGTLYFQV, encoded by the coding sequence ATGGAAGAAGAAAAATCCCCTGTTGAAATCACCGATATCGGCGTCGTCAACGTGCATGACCACCTCTGTCTCATGTACCGCGACGATGAGGAACTGCTGGGCGCGGTGCTCCCTTTCATCCAGGGCGGGTTGTCGCTCGGTGAGCGCTGCGTCTACATGCACGCCGCCGAGAAGCGGCTCGAGGAGGTCCTGCAAAACGCGGTGGATGGCAACAAGGAAGACTCCGGGGCCCTGATCCTGCTGCCGCTCAGGCAGACCTGGCTCCGTGGTGCTGCCTTGAAGCAGGACCGCATCATGGAACTTCTGAGGGATATCTGCTCCGGCGCGGCCTCCGACGGCTTCAGTGGAACCCGCATCGTGTGCGATATGACCTGGGCGCTCAGGGACACCAAGTCGCAGCAGATGCTGCACCACTTCGAGCGCAACCTCACCGCCTTCGCCGCGGCCAACGAGACGGCGCTGCTCTGCCTGTACGACCGCAGGAGCTTCGGCGACGAGCGGCTGCTCGACTTGGCCCGGATACACCCGTCCCTCATCTACAGCGGCAGGGTCTGCGAAAATCCGCTCCACCTCCCGGATCGGATGCGCAGCACGGTTCTCAGCGAGCTCGACACCTTTCTCGCCGCCTCGCACCGGCTGACCGCGGTCATCGACGACGGGGAAAGGCTGAAGAGCGAGCTGGAACAGTCCTACTCCGCCCTTGCCAAGAAGATCTACGAGAACTGGCAGGAAGAGGACACCCTGAGGGCGACCGAGAAGGAGATGCAGGAGAAGGACGAGGCGCTCCTTGCCAACCGCAGGCGCCAGTACACCATCCTGCAGCATCTCCCGGCCATCATGCTCGCCTTCGACAGCGGCGACCGCCTTGCCGCGTGCAACCACGAGTTCGAGCGGGTCACCGGGTTTCGCGGCGAAGAGGTGATGGGAAAGGCGATGCTGGAGCTGCTTCACGTCGAGGCCGAGCAGCGTGAGGAGGTAGTCGCCCATCACCCCCGCGAGGGGGGAGACTACCGGGGGAGGGAGTGGCGCCTGCACTGCAAGGACGGCTCGCTGCGGCTTGTCTCCTGGTCCAACATCTCCCGTTACGTCCCGGTGAACGGCTGGGCCAACTGGATCCTCGGCATCGACGTGACTCCGAAGGTGGCGGAGCCGGCCCTGCGTACCGTAAGGGAGGAGCTGGAAGTGCGGACCGCGGAGCTGGAGGCCTTCGGGCAGGCGGTCAGCCACGATCTCGCCGGCAGGCTCACGAGGATCAGCGGTGACTGCGGCCGTCTCAAGCAGTTTCACGCTCCCCAACTGGCGCCGGGGTGCCGGGAGCTCCTGCTGGACATCGAGGAAGCCGCAGCCGAGCTTGCCGGCCCGATCGCTGCGCTGCAGCGCATGACCGCCTTGACCGCGACCGGCATCCGCCCCGTCGAGGTCGACCTGAGCGCTATGGCCGCCGAGATCGCGGCGCAGCTATCCGGTGCCGCCCGCCGCCCCGTCGATTTCCGCATCGAGGACGGGGTGACCGTGACCGGCGACAAGGAGATGCTCCGCCTCGCCATGGAGCAGCTCCTCGAGAACGCCTGGCACTCGACCCTGGGGGTCAAGCATCCGGTGATCAGGTTCGGCACGGCGCAGGTGCGCGGCGAGCGGAGCATTTACGTGAGCGACAACGGCCCGAGGGACGCCGAGGCGCCGGGAGAGCCGGACGGGAAAGGACAGGGAGAGCGCATCTGTTGCGGCATCGGTCTGGCCACGGTACAGCGCATCATAAACCTCCACCGGGGCAGGATCTGGAGCGCGGAGCAGGCCGGAAAAGGGGGCACCCTCTACTTCCAGGTCTAG